In one Magallana gigas chromosome 7, xbMagGiga1.1, whole genome shotgun sequence genomic region, the following are encoded:
- the LOC105329054 gene encoding uncharacterized Golgi apparatus membrane protein-like protein CG5021, which yields MMNPSDVTLNFGEEDEIDRQKKLKHPVTVFCHVAFRCLAVLMFILCGWFSTSFITNFIFIVILLSMDFWTVKNISGRLLVGLRWWNYVDDDGVSHWVYESRPKSQNKIKVSATEARLFWLSLIICQIIWIIFIFGTIFKLDLKWFMVALVGVIMNGANLYGYIRCKYGSKTKLSSVATGFLGQQIWSKMTKQEETVQK from the exons ATGATGAACCCCTCAGACGTGACTCTTAATTTTGGGGAAGAAGATGAAATTGATAGGCAGAAAAAACTCAA aCATCCAGTGACAGTTTTTTGCCATGTAGCATTTAGATGTCTTGCAGTTTTGATGTTTATACTTTGTGGATGGTTTAGCACCAGTTTTATAACAAACTTCATTTTCATTGTCATTCTTCTGTCCATGGATTTCTGGactgtaaaaaatatatcag GTAGATTATTAGTTGGACTTCGTTGGTGGAACTATGTTGATGATGATGGAGTAAGCCATTGGGTGTATGAATCCAGGCCAAAG AGCCAAAATAAGATCAAAGTATCTGCCACAGAGGCACGCCTCTTCTGGCTGTCTCTCATCATCTGTCAAATCATCTGGATAATATTCATATTTGGAACCATATTCAAATTAGATTTGAAGTGGTTT ATGGTAGCACTGGTTGGTGTAATAATGAATGGAGCCAATTTGTATGGCTACATTCGATGTAAATATGGATCTAAGACTAAACTCTCATCTGTGGCCACAGGATTCCTAGGGCAACAAATCTGGTCTAAG